In the genome of Eriocheir sinensis breed Jianghai 21 chromosome 44, ASM2467909v1, whole genome shotgun sequence, one region contains:
- the LOC126980650 gene encoding uncharacterized protein LOC126980650, whose amino-acid sequence MKVFAILLSLVAAAAARMAYRFSDGYLDILGAEPVQSFDCVGRPYGYYADVASDCRVFHVCLPIPDETGEVAQTAHFSFFCGNQTVFSQESLTCIHAQDAFPCSESEALYQSSNGDFGKIPEGGNQV is encoded by the coding sequence ATGAAGGTGTTTGCTATCCTGCTGAgcctcgtcgccgccgccgccgcccgcatGGCCTACCGCTTCTCCGACGGTTACCTGGACATCCTCGGCGCCGAACCCGTGCAGAGCTTTGACTGCGTGGGTCGTCCCTATGGCTACTACGCCGACGTGGCCTCCGACTGCCGGGTGTTCCACGTGTGCCTGCCCATCCCTGACGAGACGGGCGAGGTGGCGCAGACGGcgcacttctccttcttctgcggCAACCAGACGGTGTTCAGCCAGGAGTCCCTGACATGTATCCACGCCCAGGACGCCTTCCCCTGCAGCGAGTCCGAGGCCCTCTACCAATCCTCCAACGGCGACTTCGGCAAGATCCCCGAGGGCGGCAACCAAGTGTGA
- the LOC126980649 gene encoding transcription elongation regulator 1-like: MKVFALVLCLAAAASARMAYRFSDGYLDILGAEPLQNFDCTGRAYGYYADTDANCQVFHVCLPITDEAGEVAETAHYSFMCNNETIFDQESLTCNWKDNAFPCSEAQTLYDLSNAEFGRIPEGGFDVVLEGSSNVPVGAPAPAPAPVRARSQITPTAAAEIESEAEAEAVELKSETEAEIEPETEAEAEAEAEAETEGEVEADAVELKSEAEANAVEVEADVENTPEVAAPAASVAIPASVPVLAAAAAAAAAEAEVITELAHEPEGEA, encoded by the coding sequence ATGAAGGTGTTCGCACTGGTCCTCTgcctcgccgccgctgcctccgccAGGATGGCATACCGCTTCTCCGACGGCTACCTGGACATCCTCGGCGCCGAGCCCCTGCAGAACTTCGACTGTACCGGCCGCGCCTACGGCTACTACGCCGACACAGACGccaactgccaagtgttccacgTGTGCCTGCCCATCACCGACGAAGCGGGCGAGGTGGCGGAGACGGCGCACTACTCCTTCATGTGTAACAACGAAACCATTTTCGACCAAGAGTCCCTGACCTGCAATTGGAAGGATAACGCCTTCCCCTGCAGCGAGGCCCAGACGCTCTACGACCTCTCCAACGCTGAATTCGGCAGGATACCCGAGGGAGGCTTCGATGTGGTCCTTGAGGGATCCTCCAACGTGCCCGTCGGcgcccctgcccccgcccccgcccccgtccGTGCCAGGTCTCAGATCACCCCCACGGCTGCCGCTGAGATTGAATCTGAGGCTGAGGCAGAGGCTGTTGAGCTGAAATCTGAGACTGAGGCTGAGATTGAGCCTGAGActgaggctgaggctgaggctgaggctgaggctgagACTGAGGGTGAGGTTGAGGCTGACGCGGTTGAGCTGAAATCAGAGGCTGAGGCTAACGCCGTTGAGGTTGAGGCTGACGTTGAAAACACTCCCGAGGTTGCCGCCCCTGCCGCTTCTGTCGCCATCCCCGCCAGCGTGCCGGTCCTGGCCGCAGCTGCTGCAGCCGCAGCTGCCGAGGCTGAGGTCATCACCGAACTGGCTCACGAACCTGAGGGTGAGGCCTAG